The Pirellulales bacterium genomic sequence GCCTCGCCGCGCTGCAACACCCCCGACAGGTCGCGGCCGTCGATTGGTCGATCGGTCGGCGCCGGCGCCCCCGCCAGCGCAAGCACGGTCGGAAACAAATCGAGCGCGCTGGCCAGTGCCATCGAAACCGTTGGGGCGATCTGGCCCGGCCACCAGAAGATACCCGGCACGCGCATCCCACCTTCCCACGTGCTTCCCTTGCCTTGCCGCAACAGGCCAGCCGATCCGCCACGCTGCTTCTGCTCGATCCACGGCCCGTTGTCGCTGCTGAAAAAAACCAGCGTGTTCTGCGCCAGTCCCAGCTTGTTGAGTTGATCCAAAATCTGGCCCACGCTCCAATCGAGTTCCTCGATCACGTCGCCATACGGGCCAGCGGCGCTGTGGCCGGCAAAGTCGTCGCTGGCGAACAGCGGCACATGCGGCATCGAATGCGCCAAGTACAAAAAGAAGGGGCGATCCTTGTTCTCCGGTTCGGTCGTCTCGGCGATGAATTTTAGCGCCGCCTCGGTGTACCGCCGCGTGAGCAGTCGTTGATCGGGATTCTCCTCGATCGTTTCCAAATCTCGAATCAGCGGCGTCAGCGGCCAGTTCCGAAGCTTGCCGTGTCCTGCCTCTCCCCCCATGTCGTTGGAATATGGAATGCCAAAGTAGCTTTCAAAGCCGTGCCGCGTCGGCAGGTATTGCGGCAGGTGGCCCAGATGCCACTTGCCGACGGCGGCGGTCCGATAGCCCTGCTTGCCGAGCGCTTCGGCTAGCGTCAACTCGTCGTCGGCGATGCCGCCGGTCGATTCCGGAAAGAACACCCGCCGCTGGCCATACATGCCACTGCGCACTGGATAGCGGCCAGTGAGCAGCGCCGCGCGGCTGGGACTGCACACCGGCGCGGCCGAATAGAACTGCGTGCAGCGCATCCCCTCGGCCGCCATCTGGTCGAGTCGCGGGGTACGAATCGTCGGATGACCGTAACAGCCCAGGTCGCCATACCCCAGATCGTCGGCGAACACGATCACGATGTTCGGCGCCGCCGGCGCTCCCCAGGCATGACCGGTCAACAAAACCAGCGCCAAACAGCCCAATCCACCCCAATCCAATCCGCAAAGATGACGAAGCATCAATTTCCTCGATGAACAAAAACCCTTGACTGGCTTGATGCTACGACCGCGCCGCGGCCGCCACAAGCAATTGCCAGCGTGCTACTCTTAAGTGGGGCCCCCATTTTTGCGCAAATTGCTTTGCCTTTTTCGGCGGCGAAAGTACGCTAAGGGCGTCCCTGGGGGGCCAGTGGCAATATTCCTTGTCTTGTTCCGCATTCGCTCCGGTGGACAGTACCGCACGTCCTAGCTTCTCGTCGCGATGCCTTGTCAGCGGCCTCGTCTCGACGGCCGAACTGGCAGACGCTACGCGTGCGCTAAACGCCAAGACCAAGGCCGACACCACCGTCGAAACCACCGACGAGCAAATCGCCGGCCAACTGGTCGAACTCGGACGCTTGAATCGTTGGCAGGCGCAGCAACTCCTCTCGGGTCGCACGCGGTTCAACCTCGGCCCCTACCGCGTCGTGGATTCGATTGGTCAAGGCGGCATGGGGCAGATCTTCAAGGCCGAGCACACTGTCATGGGGCGCATCGTGGCGATCAAGGTGCTGCCGCGCGATCGCTCCTCCCCCGACGCCATCGCCGCCTTCCATCGCGAAATCCGCGCCCAGGCCCAACTCGATCACGAAAACCTCGTTCGCGCCCTCGATGCCGGCCACGATGGCAACGTCCATTATCTCGTCACCGAGTACGTCCCCGGCACCGACCTGCGCCGCTTGGTGCGCAAACAAGGTCGCCTCGACATGCGCGCCGCCGCCAGTATCGTGGCGCAAGCCGCGGTTGGGCTCACCCACGCGCACGCGATTGGGCTCATCCACCGCGACGTGAAGCCCGGCAACATCCTCGTCACCCCCGCTGGCCGCGCCAAAGTCTCGGACTTAGGCCTGGCCGACTTCTTCGACGCCACCGTCGTCGCGGCCAAGGGACGCCGCGGACGCATCGTCGGCACCGCCGATTACCTCTCGCCAGAGCAAATCAGCGCGCCAGAAAATCTCACTCCCGCCAGCGACATCTATTCGCTCGGCTGCACCTTGTATTACGCGGCAACCGGCAAGGTGCCGTTCCCGGGGGGCGGCACGCGCGAAAAAATCTACGCGCATCTCAATCTGCAGCCCATAGATCCCCGACGCTTCGCCCCCGAACTCACCGAAGAATTTGTCGACGTCGTCGCCGACATGATGACCAAGAAGCCCACTGCTCGCATACAGACGGGCGAAGAGGTGGTGCGGCGGCTCGCCCCTTGGCTCGGCCAAGGCAAGATCAGCCTCGGGCAGGTGCAGCCCGGCTGGGTTCCGCCGGCAGTGGGAGATTCTTCCGGTTCGTTTCCGGCGGCCTCGCTCCCCAGCGACGAGTTGCTGGAACTGCCAGACACCATGCCTTCGTTCGATATGGCGGCGCCGGCGATCCTGCCCGCTCACGAGTCACAGGGCGAGTACTCGCAAAACACCATCCCCATTATGTCGGCCGAGGAAGAGACACGCCCCAACTTCGAAACGCGCGAGATTCTCGCCCGCGTCCGCCACGCCTCCACACGCACCTTTGAACGGGCCACCGAAGCGACCGGCATCTCGGGCTGGCTCCTGTTCTTCATGGCCACAGCCATCAGCATCGTCATTGGCGTAATCATCGCCATGCTGTCCGGCGAATGGTGACGCGGCGATAGCCGAATCCCTGTTTCCGATTCCCTTGCGTTGCTCCATTCCGCGGTTCAAACCTCGCTCTTGCGCGCAAACTCGATCGTCCCCGCCCGCTCCAGCACCCGCTGCGGATCAATCCGCGCGGGCAGCAAGGCAAGCGCATTCTCAATCGCCGCCGCCATGCCAACACGAGCGGCCGTCAGCATGTCGTCCCCGCGTGCGATCGACCACGCGCACCCGGCCGCCAGACAGTCGCCGCTACCAATCGCGTTGACCGCCGCGATGCGTGGCGGCTGCGAGCAAAACGCCTCATTCGCGGTCACCAACCAGACCGCGCCGGCGCCCTGCGTGACGAGCACATGCCGCGCGCCGCGCTCAATCAACCCGCGCGCCGCCGCGATCAATTCGCGGTCGCTGTCGATCGATCGAAGCACGGTCCGCGCCAACTCCTCGCGATTCGGCTTGACTAGCAGCGGTCGCGCGGCAAGCGCCGCGTCCAACTCTGGTCCGCGCGCGTCGAGGATCACCGGCGCCGCCGACTTGGCCATCAGCCGCCGGTAGCAATCGACTGCCGCTCCGAGCGGCAACGATCCGCTGAGCACGATGGCGCCGGCCCGCGCTGCCAGTCGCTCGTACGTGGCCTCGAAAGCCTGCATTTCCGCACTGCTGATCGGCGCCGCGTGCTCCACCAACTCCGTGGTCGAGCCTGTGCGCCGATCAACAATCGTGGTGCAAACGCGCGTGGCGCAAGCGGTCTCCACCCAATCGGCGGCAATCCCATGTCCAACCAGATCGTGCTTGAGCCGCGCGCCTGTCGTGCCGCCGGTAAGCGAGAGCGACGCCGTTTCGGCGCCCAACGCCGCCAGCGCGAGCGCCACGTTCACGCTCTTGCCCGACGCGCACCAGTGCGCCTGCGCCGCCCGATTGACCTCTCCCACTGAAAACTGGTCGAACACCAGAATCTGTTGCCAGGCGGGCGTGAGTCCTGCGGCCAGAATCATGCGATCCCTACCAGTTCGCTTCCAACAGTTGCGCCAGTTCGTCGTCCGACAGGTCGCGCGGGTTGCCGCTCATACTGCTGCCGCGCGAGTCGCGCACCAGGTCGCCCAACAACTCGATCGAAATGTTCAAGCTCGACAGCCAGCAAGGGATTTCCGCCTCGCTGTAAAACCCCTCCAACTCGCCAAGCAGGCCGTCGATCGCCGCGTCGTCATCGGTCGCCTCACTGCCGGTCAATAGCCGCGCCGCGCGCGCCAGGTCGGCCCGACACTGCTCGCGGTTTGCCTCAATCGCCACCGGCAGCATCACCGCGCACGCCAACCCGTGCGAAATCTGTCCATGCACCCCCAGTGCGGCGGCCACGCCATGCGCCATGCCTAGACCCGAGTTGGCCAGCGCCATGCCCGACAAGAGCGCGGCCTGCGCCATCTTCTCACGCGCCGGGCGCGACTCGCCATCGTCCACCGCCGCGCGCAAGGCCGTTAGTGCGCCTGTCATGCCAGTCTCACACAGCGCGCGGGTAATCGGCGTCGCGCGCCGCGAGACGTAGCTTTCCAACAACTGCGTAATGGCGTCCATGCCGGTCCAGGCGGTAACGTGCGGCGGCGCGCTGGCCGCCAATTCCGGGTCGACCACCACCAACCGCGGCACAAGTCGCGGCGAGCGCAAGCTCTTCTTGAACGACGGAAATTGCGACGAAATCACGGCGTTGCGCGTCGCCTCGGCCCCTGTGCCCCCCGTGGTCGGCAGCGCGATGATCGGCAGCGGTTCCCAATCGATGGTCCGTCCGCTCCCCACCCCTTCCAAAAACTCCTTGACGCTCACGCGGTCGGGGCTGGTCGCCATGGCCGCCACCGCTTTGGCCAGATCAATCGCCGACCCGCCCCCCAGGGCCAGCATGGCGTCGCCGGCCGCAGGCTGATGGCTCAACAAGTCGGCAGCCGCCAGATCGACGTCGCGCACCGTTGGCTCCCCCGCCACGGACCCCAGATGCACCGGTTCGATTCCGCCCGCGCGCAGTCCGGTCAAAAGATCATCGACCCGGCCAGTCTCTTCCAACGTCCGCGAGCCCGTGACCAAAAACACGCGCCGCGCAAATGGCGCGGCCAGCGCCGTCAACTCGGCGCGGCGTCCCCAGCCGAAAACAATTTGCCGCGGCGCGGCGAACTCGAACGGGCCGATTCCCATGCTGTGCCCAACTCTCTATTACGCCTGTTCCACTGCTCCCCTGATCAACTCGTTCCCTCGGCGCCGTTGCATCGCCGCGGTCCTTCTAACGTTTTACTCGCCCTCCTCCCTGCGCAACCACTCCGGCACGCGCTGCGGCGTCCCCTCGCGATCGACGCAAGCCAGCACCGTATGCGCCACCGCCAGCGTCTCCTCGCCGCGAAATAGTTCATAGTCGTGCTCAATCTTCACCGCGCTCACGCGATCCAAAATCGTTCGCAGTCGCAGCACATCGTCATACCGCGCCGGTCGCCGGTATTTGCACTCCGCCCGCACGATGACCAAAAACTGCCCTTCTTCCTCCATGCGCCGATAGCTCCCTCCCCACGCCCGCAACATCTCGGTGCGTCCCATCTCAAACCACGCCAGATAGTTGGCATGATGGACAATGCCCATCGCGTCGGTCTCTTGATATCGAACGCGGAACTCAATCTCATGGAATTTGTGCATCGTGCTTTAGAGTTGAGACATGCCCCACTTGAAACCGAACAAGCCGCCCCGGCGAACGATTCGCCGGGGCCGCGAATGACAGGAAGCAAGTCACAAAATCACGACCTTTGTCGTGATTTTGCGAGCAGCGGCATTCTATGCCCGTCGCGCCGCGCTCACCAAGCCCGGCTGACGACCGGCTGAAACTGCGGCCGCCGTTGTGGTACAACAGCCGGCATGCCCAAGTCCAAGCCAGCCGTCGAACCGCCGCCGCCCGACCTGCGCCAGATTCCGGGCCGCTTGGCGATCATTGTCATCGTGTTGGTGGCGGTCGGCCTCAGCGTGGCCGCCTGGTGCTATTGGTATGTCGTCGGCCGCCAAGCGCAAACCTATTGGGGCACAGCCGCGGCGCTCATCATCACTCGCGCGCCAGAGGTCGAGTTGTTTGAACTAGGCCCGCCGCAGGCCGAAAGCTCCGCAGGCGACGCGCTGCTCATCGACGGCCAGAGCTATTCAATTCTCCAACGCCGCGAACTGGCCAAGAGCCGCGCGCCCGGCTTCACCCACATCCGCGCGTTGCTGACTCGCGACGCCGCCTTCGACTGGCAGGCCGATCCCGACGCTTGCCAACCGCAATGGCGCTACGCGCTGCGCTTTGGCAATGCCGAAAAGTCCGCCATAGTCGGCATCTCGCTCGAGTGTCCCCAGGTGCGCCTCTTCGACGGCTATCGCAAGGTGCTGCCCAATGGGCAGATCATCACTCAACGACAGTTAGGCGACCGACCGCCAGCTTCACGGCAGACCGCCTCGATCGCCCCCATTGCCGAAGGTCTCTCGCAGTTCATTGCCGAACAGTTTCAGACCCCGCCCGACGAATCGCCGGTCGCCGAACCGGCGCCCTCCACCACCAAAGCAGAGTGAGTCCCCAATCGTGATTGACGCAAAATACTGGATCGTCGCCGGCGCGCTCATCGCCGGCTTGGGCGTGGTCGCCGGCGCCTTTGGCGCGCATGGACTCGAAACCAAGCTAAAAACTCCACCCGACGCCTCGCAGCAAGAGCGCGATCTCAGCGCCCGCCGTCTGCACAATTTCGAGGTGGCGGTGCGCTACCAGATGTATCACGCGCTCGGCCTCATCCTGGTCGGCATGGTCGGTCTACACACCAAAAGCGCCTGGATCTCCATCGCCGGTTGGTTGTTCATCGCGGGCTTGTTGATCTTCTCAGGCATGCTCTATGGCTGGGTGCTGCTTCAGATCCGCGCGCTGGCGATGATCGTCCCCATCGGCGGCACGGCATTCATCCTGGGCTGGCTTGCGCTGGCCATCGCCGCCGCCGGCGTCCCGCGCGAGCCGGCGCGCACCGCGCAATCTTCAGCTCAATAGCACCGGTCAACACCTATCGCGAGAAATAGGTCCATTGCGCTCGCTGGACGACTGTCGCTGTTCCCTAGCCGCAAGCCGCTAGTCTCTTCCTTCCTCCTCTGCGTCTCCTCGCCTCTGCGGTTTTCTGCTTTCTCCTTCCCCCGGTTTGCCGCCGACATGCCCCCCCGCTAAGCTGCAATTCGCGCTCCACCTCCCCCACATTGCACCAGCGCTTGAGCATTCGCATGGCCGTTGTCGATCAGCAATCTGCCGACGTCGTTCACATCCACCCGGCGGACAACGTGGCCGTCGCCGCGCGCCCACTGGATACTGGTGATCAGATATCGGTCGGCGGCCATTCGCTCCGCGTCGCCGAACCAGTCGGCATGGGACACAAGCTAGCGCTGGCCTCCGTCCCAATCGGCGAGCGCGTCTTCAAATATGGCCAGACCATCGGCTTTGCCACGCGGGCGATCGAGCCCGGCGAACTGGTCCACTCGCACAATCTGGCGGCCGGCGGCTTCGAGCGCGAGTATCGTTACGCCACCGACATTCCGGCGCCGCCGGCGCCGATCACCGGCCGCACCTTTCTGGGCTATCGGCGCGCCAGCGGCAAGGCGGGTACGCGCAACTATCTGGCGGTCATCTCCAGCGTTAACTGCTCCGCCTCCGTCAGCCGCTACATCGCCGAGCGCTTCACGCCCGCCGTCCTGCGGCAATTCCCCCAGGTCGATGGCATCGTCGCCCTCACCCACAAAGGGGGCTGCGGGATGCGCTACGGCGGCGAGGATCACCAGCAACTCAATCGCGTGCTGGCCGGCTTTGCCAAGCACGCCAACATTGGTGGTTATCTGCTCGTCGGGCTTGGCTGCGAGACCGGAACCATCGGCTCGCTCTTGGAAGAAGGCCACTTGGTGCAGATCGGCCTGCCCGGCAAGCCGCCCCAGCGCCCCACTGTGCTCTCCATGCAAGACCTGGGCGGCACCACCAAGACCGTGGAGGCCGGCGTGCAGTCGGTCGCCCAAATGCTCCCCGCGATCAACGATGTTCGCCGCGTGCCGATACCCGCCAGCGAGCTGATCGTCGCTCTGCAATGCGGCGGCTCCGACGGCAACTCGGGCGTCACCGCCAATCCCGCCCTCGGTGTGGCCAGCGATCTGTTGGTCGCGGCCGGCGGCACGGTCATCCTTTCAGAAACAACTGAAATCTACGGCGCCGAACACCTGCTCACGCGACGGGCCACCTCGCGCGCGGTCGGCGAAAAACTCATCGAACGCATTCGCTGGTGGGAACGCTACACCGCCATGTTTGGCGCCGAGATCGACAACAATCCCTCCCCCGGCAACAAGGCCGGTGGCCTGACCACCATCTACGAAAAGTCGCTCGGCGCCGTCGCCAAGGGGGGCTCCACCGCGCTCAACGCAGTCTACCACTATGCCGAACCCGTTACCGCCAACGGTTTGGTCATCATGGACACCCCCGGCTACGATCCCGTCGGCGCCACCGGACAGGTAGCGGGAGGCGCCAACTTGATGTGCTTCACCACTGGCCGCGGCAGTTGCTTCGGCTGCAAGCCAACGCCTTCGATCAAGATCGCCACCAACACTCCCATGTATCAGCGCATGATCGACGACATGGATGTCAACGCCGGCGTCATCCTGGCCGGCACGCCGGTGGCGGAAGTCGGCCGCCAGATCTTTGAATTGATGCTGGCCGTGGCCAGCGGCGAAAAATCGAAGAGCGAACAGCACGGCATTGGCGACGAGGAATTCGCGCCCTGGAGTATCGGCCCCATGCTGTAGGCCAAGCAAAAACCGTCGCGCCGCCCCGACCGTCTACTCCATGTCGCCTTGCAGCGTCAGCACCAACCGCCGCGCCGTCGCTCGATCGCGATGCTCACACAAGTAAATGCCTTGCCACGTCCCCAGGCACAGGCGCCCTCCAAAGATCGGTATCGACAGCGAACTGCCCAACAGCGCCGTCTTTACATGCGCCGGCATGTCGTCTGGCCCTTCGAGCGTATGCGCGTACTCAAACGTCTCCGGCGCCAAAGCGTCCAGCACGC encodes the following:
- a CDS encoding altronate dehydratase family protein, whose translation is MAVVDQQSADVVHIHPADNVAVAARPLDTGDQISVGGHSLRVAEPVGMGHKLALASVPIGERVFKYGQTIGFATRAIEPGELVHSHNLAAGGFEREYRYATDIPAPPAPITGRTFLGYRRASGKAGTRNYLAVISSVNCSASVSRYIAERFTPAVLRQFPQVDGIVALTHKGGCGMRYGGEDHQQLNRVLAGFAKHANIGGYLLVGLGCETGTIGSLLEEGHLVQIGLPGKPPQRPTVLSMQDLGGTTKTVEAGVQSVAQMLPAINDVRRVPIPASELIVALQCGGSDGNSGVTANPALGVASDLLVAAGGTVILSETTEIYGAEHLLTRRATSRAVGEKLIERIRWWERYTAMFGAEIDNNPSPGNKAGGLTTIYEKSLGAVAKGGSTALNAVYHYAEPVTANGLVIMDTPGYDPVGATGQVAGGANLMCFTTGRGSCFGCKPTPSIKIATNTPMYQRMIDDMDVNAGVILAGTPVAEVGRQIFELMLAVASGEKSKSEQHGIGDEEFAPWSIGPML
- a CDS encoding sulfatase, producing MLRHLCGLDWGGLGCLALVLLTGHAWGAPAAPNIVIVFADDLGYGDLGCYGHPTIRTPRLDQMAAEGMRCTQFYSAAPVCSPSRAALLTGRYPVRSGMYGQRRVFFPESTGGIADDELTLAEALGKQGYRTAAVGKWHLGHLPQYLPTRHGFESYFGIPYSNDMGGEAGHGKLRNWPLTPLIRDLETIEENPDQRLLTRRYTEAALKFIAETTEPENKDRPFFLYLAHSMPHVPLFASDDFAGHSAAGPYGDVIEELDWSVGQILDQLNKLGLAQNTLVFFSSDNGPWIEQKQRGGSAGLLRQGKGSTWEGGMRVPGIFWWPGQIAPTVSMALASALDLFPTVLALAGAPAPTDRPIDGRDLSGVLQRGEASPRDSLLYYREGEVFAFRQGPWKLHFKTQKGYGQAKPETHDPPLLFHLEHDPAERFDLAKERPEIVTELTKAAEAQQSEIAPGKPLF
- a CDS encoding secondary thiamine-phosphate synthase enzyme YjbQ is translated as MSWFHYTLKLPARRRGWHLITQEVTTAATDLTRMRVGLLHVFLQHTSAALSINENADPDVPADLERVLDALAPETFEYAHTLEGPDDMPAHVKTALLGSSLSIPIFGGRLCLGTWQGIYLCEHRDRATARRLVLTLQGDME
- a CDS encoding hexose kinase; the protein is MILAAGLTPAWQQILVFDQFSVGEVNRAAQAHWCASGKSVNVALALAALGAETASLSLTGGTTGARLKHDLVGHGIAADWVETACATRVCTTIVDRRTGSTTELVEHAAPISSAEMQAFEATYERLAARAGAIVLSGSLPLGAAVDCYRRLMAKSAAPVILDARGPELDAALAARPLLVKPNREELARTVLRSIDSDRELIAAARGLIERGARHVLVTQGAGAVWLVTANEAFCSQPPRIAAVNAIGSGDCLAAGCAWSIARGDDMLTAARVGMAAAIENALALLPARIDPQRVLERAGTIEFARKSEV
- a CDS encoding acyl-CoA thioesterase; translated protein: MHKFHEIEFRVRYQETDAMGIVHHANYLAWFEMGRTEMLRAWGGSYRRMEEEGQFLVIVRAECKYRRPARYDDVLRLRTILDRVSAVKIEHDYELFRGEETLAVAHTVLACVDREGTPQRVPEWLRREEGE
- a CDS encoding iron-containing alcohol dehydrogenase produces the protein MGIGPFEFAAPRQIVFGWGRRAELTALAAPFARRVFLVTGSRTLEETGRVDDLLTGLRAGGIEPVHLGSVAGEPTVRDVDLAAADLLSHQPAAGDAMLALGGGSAIDLAKAVAAMATSPDRVSVKEFLEGVGSGRTIDWEPLPIIALPTTGGTGAEATRNAVISSQFPSFKKSLRSPRLVPRLVVVDPELAASAPPHVTAWTGMDAITQLLESYVSRRATPITRALCETGMTGALTALRAAVDDGESRPAREKMAQAALLSGMALANSGLGMAHGVAAALGVHGQISHGLACAVMLPVAIEANREQCRADLARAARLLTGSEATDDDAAIDGLLGELEGFYSEAEIPCWLSSLNISIELLGDLVRDSRGSSMSGNPRDLSDDELAQLLEANW
- a CDS encoding serine/threonine protein kinase, whose amino-acid sequence is MGQIFKAEHTVMGRIVAIKVLPRDRSSPDAIAAFHREIRAQAQLDHENLVRALDAGHDGNVHYLVTEYVPGTDLRRLVRKQGRLDMRAAASIVAQAAVGLTHAHAIGLIHRDVKPGNILVTPAGRAKVSDLGLADFFDATVVAAKGRRGRIVGTADYLSPEQISAPENLTPASDIYSLGCTLYYAATGKVPFPGGGTREKIYAHLNLQPIDPRRFAPELTEEFVDVVADMMTKKPTARIQTGEEVVRRLAPWLGQGKISLGQVQPGWVPPAVGDSSGSFPAASLPSDELLELPDTMPSFDMAAPAILPAHESQGEYSQNTIPIMSAEEETRPNFETREILARVRHASTRTFERATEATGISGWLLFFMATAISIVIGVIIAMLSGEW
- a CDS encoding DUF423 domain-containing protein; translated protein: MDAKYWIVAGALIAGLGVVAGAFGAHGLETKLKTPPDASQQERDLSARRLHNFEVAVRYQMYHALGLILVGMVGLHTKSAWISIAGWLFIAGLLIFSGMLYGWVLLQIRALAMIVPIGGTAFILGWLALAIAAAGVPREPARTAQSSAQ